In Xiphias gladius isolate SHS-SW01 ecotype Sanya breed wild chromosome 16, ASM1685928v1, whole genome shotgun sequence, a genomic segment contains:
- the cmss1 gene encoding protein CMSS1 isoform X1, whose amino-acid sequence MHATARGHSCAVRIVDVLVLDGKVLRSAFSGDASEAEGETQQEKQPIQKTNTKKKAEKRKRITEKTVKAKKKKSEQTECISPQKKTEDEKSNKPKKKRKKKKTITDVLATSEQKPGCPADLQNLITQYFSDKRSVIEQEELKLQDSCFLSSNDLTHSLSSYLKQVCPKWAKIQKQHTEKSSVVLLIVCSSALRTIELIKQLTTFKGEAKAVKLFAKHIKIEEQVKLLQKGVTHIGVGTPGRVSALIEKEGLNLQALRYLVLDWNWRDQKLRRMVDIPEIKLDFMKLLESGILNGCKEDKVKIGLF is encoded by the exons atGCATCTGAGGCGGAGGGGGAgacacaacaagaaaaacagccaatacaaaaaacaaacaccaagaaaaaagcagagaagaggaagaggataaCAGAGAAAACGGTTAaagccaagaagaagaaaagtgaacAG ACCGAGTGCATAAGTCCTCAAAAAAAGACTGAGGATGAAAAGTCaaataaacccaaaaaaaagagaaag aagaaaaagacaattaCTGATGTCCTGGCCACCTCTGAGCAAAAACCCGGCTGTCCGGCTGACCTGCAGAACCTGATCACACAGTATTTCTCAGACAAGCGCTCTGTGATCGAGCAGGAGGAGCTCAAATTGCAGG ACTCCTGTTTCCTGTCCAGTAATGACTTGACGCACAGCCTCTCCTCTTATCTGAAACAGG TTTGTCCCAAGTGGGCAAAGATTCAAAAGCAGCATACAGAAAAGAGTTCGGTGGTTCTGCTCATCGTCTGTAGCTCTGCTCTCCGAACCATTGAGCTCATCAA GCAGCTGACCACCTTCAAGGGTGAAGCCAAAGCAGTAAAGCTTTTTGCGAAACATATCAAG ATAGAGGAGCAGGTGAAGTTGCTGCAGAAAGGCGTCACCCACATTGGAGTGGGGACACCTGGCAGGGTCAGCGCTCTTATTGAGAAAG AGGGGTTGAACTTGCAGGCACTGAGATACCTGGTTCTGGACTGGAACTGGAGAGACCAGAAGCTCAGAAGGATGGTAGACATTCCTGAG ATCAAACTGGACTTTATGAAGCTTCTGGAGAGTGGTATCCTGAATGGCTGCAAAGAAGACAAAGTCAAAATTGGACTTTTTTAA
- the cmss1 gene encoding protein CMSS1 isoform X3, with product MGDDLGDEWWQHEDASEAEGETQQEKQPIQKTNTKKKAEKRKRITEKTVKAKKKKSEQTECISPQKKTEDEKSNKPKKKRKKKKTITDVLATSEQKPGCPADLQNLITQYFSDKRSVIEQEELKLQDSCFLSSNDLTHSLSSYLKQVCPKWAKIQKQHTEKSSVVLLIVCSSALRTIELIKQLTTFKGEAKAVKLFAKHIKIEEQVKLLQKGVTHIGVGTPGRVSALIEKEGLNLQALRYLVLDWNWRDQKLRRMVDIPEIKLDFMKLLESGILNGCKEDKVKIGLF from the exons atGCATCTGAGGCGGAGGGGGAgacacaacaagaaaaacagccaatacaaaaaacaaacaccaagaaaaaagcagagaagaggaagaggataaCAGAGAAAACGGTTAaagccaagaagaagaaaagtgaacAG ACCGAGTGCATAAGTCCTCAAAAAAAGACTGAGGATGAAAAGTCaaataaacccaaaaaaaagagaaag aagaaaaagacaattaCTGATGTCCTGGCCACCTCTGAGCAAAAACCCGGCTGTCCGGCTGACCTGCAGAACCTGATCACACAGTATTTCTCAGACAAGCGCTCTGTGATCGAGCAGGAGGAGCTCAAATTGCAGG ACTCCTGTTTCCTGTCCAGTAATGACTTGACGCACAGCCTCTCCTCTTATCTGAAACAGG TTTGTCCCAAGTGGGCAAAGATTCAAAAGCAGCATACAGAAAAGAGTTCGGTGGTTCTGCTCATCGTCTGTAGCTCTGCTCTCCGAACCATTGAGCTCATCAA GCAGCTGACCACCTTCAAGGGTGAAGCCAAAGCAGTAAAGCTTTTTGCGAAACATATCAAG ATAGAGGAGCAGGTGAAGTTGCTGCAGAAAGGCGTCACCCACATTGGAGTGGGGACACCTGGCAGGGTCAGCGCTCTTATTGAGAAAG AGGGGTTGAACTTGCAGGCACTGAGATACCTGGTTCTGGACTGGAACTGGAGAGACCAGAAGCTCAGAAGGATGGTAGACATTCCTGAG ATCAAACTGGACTTTATGAAGCTTCTGGAGAGTGGTATCCTGAATGGCTGCAAAGAAGACAAAGTCAAAATTGGACTTTTTTAA
- the cmss1 gene encoding protein CMSS1 isoform X2: protein MHATARGHSCAVRIVDVLVLDGKVLRSAFSGDASEAEGETQQEKQPIQKTNTKKKAEKRKRITEKTVKAKKKKSEQTECISPQKKTEDEKSNKPKKKRKKKTITDVLATSEQKPGCPADLQNLITQYFSDKRSVIEQEELKLQDSCFLSSNDLTHSLSSYLKQVCPKWAKIQKQHTEKSSVVLLIVCSSALRTIELIKQLTTFKGEAKAVKLFAKHIKIEEQVKLLQKGVTHIGVGTPGRVSALIEKEGLNLQALRYLVLDWNWRDQKLRRMVDIPEIKLDFMKLLESGILNGCKEDKVKIGLF from the exons atGCATCTGAGGCGGAGGGGGAgacacaacaagaaaaacagccaatacaaaaaacaaacaccaagaaaaaagcagagaagaggaagaggataaCAGAGAAAACGGTTAaagccaagaagaagaaaagtgaacAG ACCGAGTGCATAAGTCCTCAAAAAAAGACTGAGGATGAAAAGTCaaataaacccaaaaaaaagagaaag aaaaagacaattaCTGATGTCCTGGCCACCTCTGAGCAAAAACCCGGCTGTCCGGCTGACCTGCAGAACCTGATCACACAGTATTTCTCAGACAAGCGCTCTGTGATCGAGCAGGAGGAGCTCAAATTGCAGG ACTCCTGTTTCCTGTCCAGTAATGACTTGACGCACAGCCTCTCCTCTTATCTGAAACAGG TTTGTCCCAAGTGGGCAAAGATTCAAAAGCAGCATACAGAAAAGAGTTCGGTGGTTCTGCTCATCGTCTGTAGCTCTGCTCTCCGAACCATTGAGCTCATCAA GCAGCTGACCACCTTCAAGGGTGAAGCCAAAGCAGTAAAGCTTTTTGCGAAACATATCAAG ATAGAGGAGCAGGTGAAGTTGCTGCAGAAAGGCGTCACCCACATTGGAGTGGGGACACCTGGCAGGGTCAGCGCTCTTATTGAGAAAG AGGGGTTGAACTTGCAGGCACTGAGATACCTGGTTCTGGACTGGAACTGGAGAGACCAGAAGCTCAGAAGGATGGTAGACATTCCTGAG ATCAAACTGGACTTTATGAAGCTTCTGGAGAGTGGTATCCTGAATGGCTGCAAAGAAGACAAAGTCAAAATTGGACTTTTTTAA
- the tmem30c gene encoding transmembrane protein 30C: protein MRRVKGKSGPLARRPDNSAFKQQRLPAWSPMLTANTVLPFFYLMALLCMLLGVWLLLTVQSTQELKIDYTEADTCDKCFEKRKNVSNAGESCNCKVEFFLKKPFKGDVFFYYALQNFHQNLRRYMDSRDDGQMVGRKKNLRNPSSYCEPFTKDQNGLPIAPCGAVANSMFNDSFILIYHASSRPSVKVPLLRRGITWYTDKNVKYRNPKVDNLTLAQVFDGTAKPLYWQKPAYRLDPVDPNNNGFINDDLIVWMREAAFPNFKKLYGVLYSASNPFTVGLPAGRYSIEISYNFPVQHFQGRKAVVLTTLTWFGGQNHFLPIAYLVTSSLILLIAVILTAVWWKFGKDGKNMEE from the exons ATGCGCAGAGTGAAGGGCAAGTCCGGGCCCTTGGCTCGGAGGCCAGACAACTCCGCTTTCAAACAGCAGAGGCTACCTGCCTGGTCTCCCATGCTGACGGCTAACACTGTGCTGCCTTTCTTCTACTTAATGGCTCTGCTATGCATGCTGCTGGGAGTATGGCTGCTTCTTACGGTACAGAGCACACAGGAATTGaag ATTGACTACACCGAGGCCGATACATGtgataaatgttttgaaaagcGTAAAAATGTTAGCAACGCAGGAGAGAGTTGCAACTGCAAAGTGGAATTTTTTCTTAAGAAACCATTCAAG GGGGATGTCTTTTTCTATTATGCCCTCCAAAACTTTCATCAGAACCTCCGTAGATACATGGACTCCAGAGATGACGGACAGATGGTTGGCAGGAAGAAAAACTTAAGG AACCCCAGTTCATATTGCGAGCCGTTTACCAAAGACCAGAATGGACTCCCCATTGCCCCCTGTGGCGCTGTGGCCAACAGTATGTTCAATG ACTCCTTCATTCTGATCTATCATGCATCCAGTCGTCCTTCAGTTAAGGTTCCTCTGTTACGGAGAGGCATCACCTGGTACACCGACAAAAATGTCAAGTACCGCAACCCCAAGGTGGACAACTTGACACTAGCTCAAGTGTTTGACG GCACAGCAAAGCCACTGTACTGGCAGAAGCCAGCCTATCGGCTTGATCCCGTCGACCCGAACAACAACGGCTTCATCAATGATGACCTGATCGTATGGATGAGGGAGGCAGCCTTCCCTAACTTCAAGAAGCTCTATGGGGTTTTATACAGCGCCAGCAACCCCTTCACTGTGGGTCTTCCCGCAGGGAGATACAGCATTGAGATATCCTACA ACTTCCCTGTGCAGCACTTCCAAGGCAGGAAGGCAGTGGTGCTGACCACGCTGACCTGGTTTGGAGGTCAGAACCACTTCTTGCCCATTGCCTACCTAGTAACCAGCAGCCTGATCCTGCTGATAGCTGTCATCCTCACGGCGGTCTGGTGGAAGTTTGGGAAGGATGGAAAGAACATGGAGGAATGA